From the genome of Chroicocephalus ridibundus chromosome 1, bChrRid1.1, whole genome shotgun sequence, one region includes:
- the CD80 gene encoding T-lymphocyte activation antigen CD80, whose translation MACLPAAPPARALRRWLGLGLFVLLCLHLGYALEKKVKSKLGEKVGLPCCHEIESSDSLHNYRVYWQKNTMEVVLAYAEGKEISKDKRYMNRTEMDDRNFTLWISPVEILDNGPYQCVVQHLRSSQNPSVVCDETVTLFVTADFSKPNITANVSRNSCESTEMVVRCSSYGGFPKPEITGILNNESVVWNVSWVSESSLSPYSVTGILHLNVTKDVSFTCSVGSNGFTKSTSLLLKKTNDCVVPTVPPSYNVITASSIIIIIFLLAITLAARYLSRHVCSRCCKPQDSVEEGVKECTKTPMNVRRHPSETSSV comes from the exons ATGGCGTGCCTGCCTGCCGCCCCGCCAGCACGGGCCTTGAGGAGGTGGCTGGGGCTCGGGCTCTTCGTGCTGCTCTGCCTTCATTTAG GCTATGCACTAGAGAAGAAAGTCAAAAGCAAACTTGGGGAAAAAGTTGGCCTGCCTTGTTGTCATGAAATTGAAAGCTCGGATAGCCTGCATAATTACCGTGTCTACTGGCAGAAGAACACCATGGAGGTAGTACTTGCTTACGCAGAGGGGAAGGAGATCTCCAAGGACAAGCGGTACATGAACCGGACAGAGATGGATGACAGAAACTTCACCCTGTGGATCTCCCCCGTGGAAATCCTGGACAATGGCCCTTACCAGTGCGTAGTTCAGCACCTCAGATCTTCGCAGAACCCATCTGTTGTGTGTGATGAGACTGTCACCCTCTTTGTTACAG CTGATTTCAGTAAGCCAAACATAACAGCAAACGTATCCCGTAATTCTTGTGAATCAACTGAGATGGTGGTAAGATGTTCTTCTTACGGAGGTTTCCCCAAACCTGAAATCACTGGGATCCTCAACAACGAGTCTGTGGTGTGGAATGTCAGCTGGGTGTCTGAGTCCAGCCTCAGCCCGTACAGTGTCACTGGCATACTGCACCTCAACGTGACCAAAGATGTCAGCTTCACTTGCTCCGTTGGATCCAATGGCTTTACCAAGTCCACCAGTTTGCTTCTGA AAAAAACAAATGACTGCGTTGTCCCTACTGTGCCTCCATCTTATAATGTCATTACTGCTTCAAGTATCATCATTATCATCTTCCTTTTGGCTATCACCCTAGCAGCAAGATACCTCTCAAGGCATG TCTGTTCTCGCTGTTGTAAGCCTCAAGATTCAGTGGAAGAGGGTGTGAAAGAATGTACGAAGACACCCATGAATGTACGAAGACACCCATCTGAAACATCATCTGTATGA